The segment TGGGGTCGCCCTCCCTCTCCGGTATTCGCTCGTTCGCTGGCGAGAGGAAGGTAGGAAGACGACGGGTGACGGCACGTCACACCGGGGAGCCAACTCCGTTCCGATACCGGGGTAGGGGGTGGAGGAGCAGGCAACACCAGGCGGGGGGTGGGGTTTTCCCCCGGGGGCCGGCAGGTGTGGGGGACGGTTCGTGCAGGTGGGGCGCGGCCCACGCGCGCGCGTGGGCGGGCACGGCCAGGTCGTGTCCGGGAAGCAGCGCCGTCTGCCCGCGGGCCGGGCGGGACTCTCCGGGCACGACCTAGGTGTCGGTCGTCAGGACGTGCCCGGGGTCACGAGGCCCGACTCGTACGCGAAGACCACCGCCTGCGCCCGGTCGCGCAGGTCCAGCTTGGCGAGGACGCGGCCGATGTGGGTCTTCACCGTCTGCTCGGCGAGGACGAGATGGTCCGCGATCTCCTGGTTCGACAGGCCGCGGGCGATGAGCTCCAGGACCTCGGTCTCGCGCGGGGTGAGACCGTTCAGGCGCAGCGCCGTGGTGTCCTTGCGCGGCGCCGGCCGGGAGGCGGCGAAGTCGGCGATCAGCCGCCGGGTCACGGACGGGGCGAGCAGCGCCTCGCCCGCCGCCACCACCCGTACCGCCGCGATCAGGTCCGCCGGCGGCGCGTCCTTCAGGAGGAAGCCGGACGCGCCGGCGCGCAGCGCCTCGTACACGTAGTCGTCCACGTCGAAGGTGGTCAGCATCAGCACCTTCGGCCGGTGGGTGACCCCGGCCGGCGGGTGGAGGATCTCCCGGGCGGCGGCGAGCCCGTCCAGCTCCGGCATCCGTACGTCCATGAGGACCACGTCCGGGTGCGTCGAGCGTGCCACGTCGACGCCCTGCCGCCCGTCCGGGGCCTCGCCCACGACGTCGATGTCGGGTTGCGCGGCGAGCAGCGCGGCGAAACCGGCCCGCACCATGGCCTGGTCGTCGACGATGATCACGCGGATGGTCACTCGGAGTCCTTGGCGGTCGGGGTCGGATGCGTCGCCGCCGAGGGCATCGGGTCCGGGGTCAGCGGCAGCCGCGCGGCGACCCGGAAGCCGCCGTCGGGCAGCGGCCCGGTGTCGAGCGAGCCGCCCGTCAACCGTACGCGCTCCCGCATGCCGACGAGCCCGTGCCCGGTGCCGGACGCGCCGCGCTCGACCGCGGAATCCGCCTCCGTGGAGGGCCCGTTGACGACGAGGACCGTCAGCCATCCCTCGTCCGCCCGGATCGACACCCGGGTCGACGCCCCCGGCGCGTGCCGGACGATGTT is part of the Streptomyces sp. NBC_00250 genome and harbors:
- a CDS encoding response regulator transcription factor — protein: MTIRVIIVDDQAMVRAGFAALLAAQPDIDVVGEAPDGRQGVDVARSTHPDVVLMDVRMPELDGLAAAREILHPPAGVTHRPKVLMLTTFDVDDYVYEALRAGASGFLLKDAPPADLIAAVRVVAAGEALLAPSVTRRLIADFAASRPAPRKDTTALRLNGLTPRETEVLELIARGLSNQEIADHLVLAEQTVKTHIGRVLAKLDLRDRAQAVVFAYESGLVTPGTS